The genome window TTGGCGAGCATCTCTCCGATCCCACAGGCTATTTCACCGTGCAACTTCAAGCCAATGCGGCGCCGCAATCCATCGCAGACCGCCTTTCCACAACCCGTCCGCACCCACCCCGCCACATCCCCACAGAATGGGAACGCATTGAGCGCGTTCAAGTGGAGCCGTGTGCGAACGCAGCCCCTGGCTTCGAGTTTTGGATCGATTCCATTACGCTGTTTTCCCTGCCGGATGTGCTTCAAACACCCCAGTTGGAACCCGCGCACCCTGCAGTCGATCTGCCGGCCGCAATTCCTATCCCACCCGAACGCCAGGCGGCCCCTCTGATGCAGTTGCCTGCCGCTCTGGGAGCTGCCTTCTAAAAACGTTCACTTTTCTCTACACCCCTGAAAAATAAAGACTTCTGTGTCCGGTTTACCCGGTCTTAGGGCTGCGCAAGTCCGTTCACCTTGGATCAGCTTTGATCAGGATTGCGCTGTATTCAGCATGGCACTGCTCCTGCTCTATATACGGTACGAATTGCAATAAAACCACTAACTCCAGAGGATTTGACCATGTTGCAGAAAAGACTTTTGGGAATCGGGATGCTCAGCGGCGCGCTTCTTTGCCTGACACTGGGCGGGACGGCAAGAGCTGCCATCACCGTGGACGGCCAGCTGGCTGACTGGGGAGTGAACCCCGGTGCCTACGGTTCGAGTGACTGGACTCCGGGTGCAGGCATCTATTTTGTGCAGGAGGACACGAACCCGGCCGTGGATTTCCAGAATCCGGGCTGGGGCGGCCAGAGCTTTGATGCCGAAGGCCTTTATTACACCCGCGACACTTCGAATATTTATGTGGCCCTGGTCAGCGGATTTCCGCTGGAGGGAACCCGCTATGCGGGCCGGAACTACACAACCGGTGATTTGGCCTTTGATTTTGGGAGCGATGGCTCCTATGAAATTGGGGTTCGCCTGAGCGGCTTAACCCCGAGCGACACAACAGCGGCCCTTTTCTCCAGTACGACGTGGAATGATCCCGATCCGTTTACCCAGAGCGGGCCGCTCTCTATTGCCTCCGGGATCCTTGAGGGAAACGCAGCCTTTGGGTATGACGACAGCACATATGCAGCCTACAATCATAACGTGTACGAATTCAGCATCCCTCTAAGTCTGTTGGCGGGTGTCTGGGACAATGTATTTTATTCGGTCAGCGGCCAGCCCCAGTTTACAGTGCATTGGACCATGAGCTGCGGGAATGATGCCATTGATTTGGATGTCACCCATTCACCCGAGCCCTTGAGTTCCGGCCTGTTATTGATCGGCCTCGGCGGCCTTGCCTACCGCAATCGCAACCGCATGCGTTTCAAAGTCTAATCTCCACACACCTCCGGACAGACACGAGCCGCCCTCTCACGAGGGTGGCTCTTTTTTCGCCTTCTCTTGTGCGGAAGCCCGGGCTGTGGCAATCTAGGCCGGATTAGCTCAAGTCACGGCCAGGAGTCTATGTGATCACCCTCACCAACGTAAGCAAAGCCTATGGGGACCAAGTCCTTTATCAGGGCGTGAACCTGCAGATCAATGACGGCGACCGTGTGGGCCTGGTGGGGCCCAACGGCTCCGGCAAGTCCACTCTTTTCCGTTTGCTTATGGAAGAGCAGTCTGCGGATGACGGCAAGATTATGCGCAGCAAAGGCTTGCGCATGGGATACCTGCCCCAGGAATTCCTGCCCAACAGTGAGCTGACGGTTCTGGAGGAAACAGTCTGTACCAATCCCGAACTCCGCCAACTGGAAACAGAACTGCACGAGGTCCTGCAGCAGATGAAAGTCCCTGATCCGCCGCAGAGTCTTCTGGAACGCTACGACCGCTTGCACGCGGCCTTCGAGCACGCCGGCGGCTACGAAGTCGAGTACCGCGCCAAGGCCATTCTCAATGGTTTGGGTTTTAGGCAAGAGGATCTGGACCGGCCTCTCAACGAGATGTCCGGCGGATGGATGATGCGCGTGGAACTGGCCAAGCTGCTGTTGTCCGAACCGCATGTACTGCTTTTGGACGAGCCCACCAATCACCTGGACCTTTATTCCTTGCTCTGGTTTCAGCAATACCTGCAGGATTACCGGGGTACGCTGATCCTTGTTTCCCATGACCGGAGTTTTCTCAATGCCGTGATTTCAAGTGTGGTGGAGTTGAGGGCCAATAAGCTGCTGCGGTATACCGGTGACTATGATTCCTTTGTGGAACAGCGCGACGAAGAGGTGCGCATTCTGCAGGCCGCGCGAAAGAATCAAGAGGACTACCGCCGCCAATCCCAACGCTTCATCAACCGCTTCCGGGCCAAGTCCACCAAGGCCAGCCAAGTGCAGAGCCGGATCAAACAGCTCGAACGCATGGAAGAGATCCCTTTGCCGGATGAAGTGCCCACCATCCATTTTCGCTTTCCCCCGGTTGAGCGCAGCGGGCTCAAAGTGGTGGAGCTCAGGAATGTGTCCCAGGCCTATGGAGAGCGCGTGGTTTACCGCGATCTCAATCTGGAACTCGAGCGCGGCAAAAAAACGGTGCTTGTGGGGCCGAACGGGGCCGGCAAATCCACGCTGCTCAAGATCCTCGGCGAACAGGTGCCCATTCAGAGCGGGGAGATCAAGCTGGGACTGCGTGTAGCTCCCGGCTATTATTCCCAGCACCGCACAGATCTGGCCAACACCAGCCAAAGTGTTTTGGACGCTGCCATGGGCGGAGCTCCGGGCGTGGCCGGGGAGTACGCGCGCACGGTGCTCGGGGGTTTTCTTTTCAGGGGAGACGATGTTCTAAAACCTGTGAGTGTGTTGAGCGGAGGCGAAAAGAGCCGGCTTTCTTTGGTCAAGCACCTGTTGTCCCCGCCCAACCTGCTGCTCCTGGATGAGCCCACAACCCACCTGGACATTGATTCCGTGCAGTGCCTCATTGATGCGCTCAAGATGTACGAGGGGACTCTGGTGTTTATCAGCCATGATCTGCATTTCATCCGGGAAATCGCGGATCAGGTTCTCTTGATCGAGGACGGTCAACTGACGCTCTTCAGGGGGGACTATGAGTATTTTGAGTTTCGGATGCATGAGGAAGGCCGGCAATGGATTGTGCCCGGCGCTCTGGTGGACA of Candidatus Omnitrophota bacterium contains these proteins:
- a CDS encoding ATP-binding cassette domain-containing protein codes for the protein MITLTNVSKAYGDQVLYQGVNLQINDGDRVGLVGPNGSGKSTLFRLLMEEQSADDGKIMRSKGLRMGYLPQEFLPNSELTVLEETVCTNPELRQLETELHEVLQQMKVPDPPQSLLERYDRLHAAFEHAGGYEVEYRAKAILNGLGFRQEDLDRPLNEMSGGWMMRVELAKLLLSEPHVLLLDEPTNHLDLYSLLWFQQYLQDYRGTLILVSHDRSFLNAVISSVVELRANKLLRYTGDYDSFVEQRDEEVRILQAARKNQEDYRRQSQRFINRFRAKSTKASQVQSRIKQLERMEEIPLPDEVPTIHFRFPPVERSGLKVVELRNVSQAYGERVVYRDLNLELERGKKTVLVGPNGAGKSTLLKILGEQVPIQSGEIKLGLRVAPGYYSQHRTDLANTSQSVLDAAMGGAPGVAGEYARTVLGGFLFRGDDVLKPVSVLSGGEKSRLSLVKHLLSPPNLLLLDEPTTHLDIDSVQCLIDALKMYEGTLVFISHDLHFIREIADQVLLIEDGQLTLFRGDYEYFEFRMHEEGRQWIVPGALVDKPVLKSAQTVAQKEIKTVSGPKSKEQKRREAAERQKRAKQAQLDQQARAARGPDQKAALLQEQAQLAEALQKPEIYNNAEELERINRRLKAIAVALEEKNSE